A genomic window from Solanum dulcamara chromosome 11, daSolDulc1.2, whole genome shotgun sequence includes:
- the LOC129872889 gene encoding lipid phosphate phosphatase 2-like isoform X2, with translation MRDAHPGSHTVRSHGMTVASHTVRSHGITVARTHLNDWLILILLLAIVVLLNAIHPFYRFVGKDMMEDLKYPLKSNTIPIWAVPVYAVLLPMLVFLLLYFRRRDVYDLHHAILGLWFAVLVTAVITDAIKDAVGRPRPDFFWRCFPDGKEVYDNWGDVVCHGDKNVVREGHKSFPSGHTSLSFAGLGFLSLYLSGKIQVFDCRGHVAKLCLVLLPLVLASLVAISRVDDYWHHWQDVFAGGLIGLVAAALCYMQFFPPPYHDQGWATYAYFRTLEESEGTAEAADGENANANNTRNAEVQIESRQTDRNNNTFTGISLSGDSGPTVEDLESGRR, from the exons ATGAGGGATGCCCATCCTGGATCACATACTGTGAGGTCTCATGGTATGACGGTGGCATCGCATACTGTGAGGTCTCATGGTATAACAGTGGCAAGGACTCATTTAAATGACTGGCTGATCCTAATACTACTTTTGGCGATAGTTGTCCTTCTGAATGCTATCCATCCGTTTTATCGGTTTGTTGGGAAAGACATGATGGAAGACCTCAAGTATCCGTTAAAAAGTAATACCATACCTATTTGGGCTGTGCCA GTGTATGCTGTTCTGTTGCCTATGCTTGTCTTTCTGCTCCTTTATTTTCGGCGAAGAGATGTCTATGATCTTCATCATGCCATATTAG GGCTTTGGTTCGCTGTTCTGGTAACAGCTGTTATCACAGATGCTATAAAAGATGCAGTAGGACGGCCTAGACCAGACTTCTTCTGGCGCTGTTTTCCAGATGGAAAAGAA GTTTACGATAACTGGGGAGATGTTGTGTGCCATGGTGACAAAAATGTTGTCAGGGAAGGGCATAAGAGTTTTCCAAGTGGTCATACCTCCT TGTCCTTTGCTGGTCTTGGCTTTCTATCGCTTTATTTATCTGGCAAGATACAAGTCTTTGACTGTAGAGGACATGTTGCTAAACTGTGTCTCGTATTACTTCCTCTTGTTCTTGCATCTCTGGTTGCCATTTCTCGGGTGGATGACTATTGGCATCATTGGCAGGATGTGTTTGCTGGAGGTCTAATTG GTCTTGTAGCAGCAGCATTATGCTATATGCAGTTTTTCCCACCTCCATATCATGATCAAG GCTGGGCAACCTACGCTTACTTCCGGACGCTGGAGGAGTCCGAGGGAACTGCAGAAGCTGCTGATGGTGAAAATGCCAACGCAAATAATACACGCAACGCAGAGGTTCAAATAGAAAGTCGACAGACTGATAGAAACAACAACACGTTTACGGGCATTTCTTTGTCCGGAGATTCTGGTCCAACCGTGGAAGACCTAGAATCTGGGAGAAGGTAG
- the LOC129872890 gene encoding copper transporter 5-like → MMHMTFYWGKKVTLLFDFWRTDSWTSYAITLLACFIFSLFYQYMEDRRQRFRILSANSKRNYPPPTAPVNAPLLYTFPAVGANWNSARFATAILFGVNSAIGYFLMLAVMSFNGGVFVAVVLGLAIGYLLFRNGDEDDVRVDNPCACA, encoded by the coding sequence ATGATGCACATGACCTTTTATTGGGGGAAAAAAGTAACCCTTTTGTTCGATTTCTGGAGAACTGATTCATGGACTAGCTATGCAATCACTTTACTCGCTTGTTTTATCTTCTCCCTTTTTTATCAATACATGGAAGATCGTCGTCAACGATTTAGGATTCTCTCTGCCAATTCCAAGAGGAATTACCCTCCGCCTACAGCTCCCGTGAATGCTCCCCTTCTTTACACTTTTCCTGCCGTAGGCGCTAATTGGAACTCCGCGAGATTTGCTACGGCGATCCTTTTTGGGGTTAACTCGGCGATTGGGTATTTCCTTATGTTGGCCGTTATGTCATTCAACGGCGGCGTTTTTGTGGCCGTCGTTCTGGGTTTGGCGATCGGATATTTGCTCTTTAGGAACGGCGATGAGGATGATGTCCGCGTTGATAATCCATGTGCCTGTGCTTGA
- the LOC129872889 gene encoding lipid phosphate phosphatase 2-like isoform X1: MPWWDFRSVFFFKNFRCFSHSQNGSSQRPDTSAGFSQLFLPLIIHKKHQGRMRDAHPGSHTVRSHGMTVASHTVRSHGITVARTHLNDWLILILLLAIVVLLNAIHPFYRFVGKDMMEDLKYPLKSNTIPIWAVPVYAVLLPMLVFLLLYFRRRDVYDLHHAILGLWFAVLVTAVITDAIKDAVGRPRPDFFWRCFPDGKEVYDNWGDVVCHGDKNVVREGHKSFPSGHTSLSFAGLGFLSLYLSGKIQVFDCRGHVAKLCLVLLPLVLASLVAISRVDDYWHHWQDVFAGGLIGLVAAALCYMQFFPPPYHDQGWATYAYFRTLEESEGTAEAADGENANANNTRNAEVQIESRQTDRNNNTFTGISLSGDSGPTVEDLESGRR, encoded by the exons ATGCCGTGGTGGGATTTCCGATCTGTATTCTTTTTCAAGAATTTCAGATGCTTTTCGCATTCTCAG AACGGATCAAGTCAAAGGCCAGATACTTCTGCTGGATTTTCTCAATTGTTTCTGCCGCTGATAATCCACAAGAAACACCAG GGCAGAATGAGGGATGCCCATCCTGGATCACATACTGTGAGGTCTCATGGTATGACGGTGGCATCGCATACTGTGAGGTCTCATGGTATAACAGTGGCAAGGACTCATTTAAATGACTGGCTGATCCTAATACTACTTTTGGCGATAGTTGTCCTTCTGAATGCTATCCATCCGTTTTATCGGTTTGTTGGGAAAGACATGATGGAAGACCTCAAGTATCCGTTAAAAAGTAATACCATACCTATTTGGGCTGTGCCA GTGTATGCTGTTCTGTTGCCTATGCTTGTCTTTCTGCTCCTTTATTTTCGGCGAAGAGATGTCTATGATCTTCATCATGCCATATTAG GGCTTTGGTTCGCTGTTCTGGTAACAGCTGTTATCACAGATGCTATAAAAGATGCAGTAGGACGGCCTAGACCAGACTTCTTCTGGCGCTGTTTTCCAGATGGAAAAGAA GTTTACGATAACTGGGGAGATGTTGTGTGCCATGGTGACAAAAATGTTGTCAGGGAAGGGCATAAGAGTTTTCCAAGTGGTCATACCTCCT TGTCCTTTGCTGGTCTTGGCTTTCTATCGCTTTATTTATCTGGCAAGATACAAGTCTTTGACTGTAGAGGACATGTTGCTAAACTGTGTCTCGTATTACTTCCTCTTGTTCTTGCATCTCTGGTTGCCATTTCTCGGGTGGATGACTATTGGCATCATTGGCAGGATGTGTTTGCTGGAGGTCTAATTG GTCTTGTAGCAGCAGCATTATGCTATATGCAGTTTTTCCCACCTCCATATCATGATCAAG GCTGGGCAACCTACGCTTACTTCCGGACGCTGGAGGAGTCCGAGGGAACTGCAGAAGCTGCTGATGGTGAAAATGCCAACGCAAATAATACACGCAACGCAGAGGTTCAAATAGAAAGTCGACAGACTGATAGAAACAACAACACGTTTACGGGCATTTCTTTGTCCGGAGATTCTGGTCCAACCGTGGAAGACCTAGAATCTGGGAGAAGGTAG
- the LOC129872199 gene encoding protein PLASTID MOVEMENT IMPAIRED 2 — translation MGRLGESRKVAEIEKAQAETELLDAKNMVKELSSRIEELNSRLSVRYQDLEKLKTAKREGNWGMALRNPQNNQHSKVITELGYAKEEPIKLKQDMASIIEEKRRAEQEIEISNLKMQSFSCKVDALRKEVEELNEELVLVELARIEAIKEFKAIEAQRREDGEKHSAAMEENRKKIDGMVQEIQLSEGLQEKLASTTSDVQVLQCELKQVKEMDRWTQKNESLRFGSDFLEKDLSLLQSLKEDLETAKNELASIKRNSFQFMASMDVVRNELSRISEESDRLKKKGNKADSTIQNLNAKLLRAKTKLEAASDNEGKATSIASSFLLSLEQLTHEAEEAEKERVTAIEEAAKVKEEIQKTQSETVLAEERWQAAIQELETIKLSEANALNNLKRLSDVTMKSRASPSTSTITISRFEYEYLKERAGQAVEIADKKVEAAQAWIKALQASEKEISMKTDVITKEIQELKMEEERKGLKMEHSPSVRMLVDMQLQKWEEINEKQSQDGLRKKSTSISGKMTPARQAKFRKSASPASRTPRAASFAVRRRRKVIPNIAKLFNSKSNDENL, via the coding sequence ATGGGGCGACTCGGTGAGAGCAGAAAAGTTGCAGAGATAGAAAAAGCCCAAGCAGAAACTGAGCTTTTGGACGCGAAAAACATGGTGAAGGAGCTAAGTTCAAGGATAGAAGAGTTGAATTCGAGATTAAGTGTCCGGTATCAAGACTTGGAGAAACTAAAGACGGCAAAAAGAGAAGGAAATTGGGGGATGGCACTTCGCAATCCTCAGAATAATCAGCACTCCAAAGTAATAACAGAGTTGGGATATGCAAAAGAAGAGCCGATTAAGCTTAAACAAGATATGGCTTCTATcatagaagaaaaaagaagagcaGAGCAAGAAATAGAAATCTCTAATTTGAAAATGCAGTCTTTTTCATGCAAAGTAGATGCATTAAGGAAGGAGGTTGAGGAACTTAATGAAGAGCTCGTGCTAGTTGAGCTGGCTCGAATAGAGGCtattaaagaattcaaagcAATTGAAGCTCAAAGAAGGGAAGACGGTGAGAAACATTCTGCAGCAATGGAGGAGAACAGGAAGAAAATAGATGGCATGGTCCAAGAAATTCAGCTATCAGAGGGGCTACAAGAAAAACTGGCCTCGACAACTTCAGATGTCCAAGTTTTGCAATGTGAATTGAagcaagtcaaggaaatggacagaTGGACTCAAAAAAACGAGAGCTTAAGGTTCGGATCTGATTTCCTGGAAAAAGACTTGTCTTTGTTGCAGTCATTGAAAGAAGACTTGGAGACAGCAAAGAATGAATTGGCTTCCATTAAAAGAAACAGCTTTCAGTTCATGGCTTCAATGGACGTTGTGAGGAATGAGCTCAGCCGCATCTCTGAGGAATCAGATCGattaaagaaaaagggaaacaaGGCAGACTCGACAATTCAGAACCTCAATGCGAAGCTTCTGAGGGCAAAAACCAAACTGGAAGCTGCATCAGACAATGAAGGAAAAGCAACCTCAATTGCTTCAAGTTTTTTGCTCAGTCTTGAACAATTGACACATGAAGCTGAAGAAGCTGAGAAAGAAAGGGTCACTGCCATTGAGGAGGCTGCAAAAGTCAAGGAAGAGATTCAGAAAACACAATCTGAAACAGTCTTGGCTGAGGAAAGATGGCAAGCTGCAATACAAGAGCTTGAAACCATCAAATTATCAGAAGCTAATGCCCTAAACAACCTAAAAAGACTTAGTGATGTAACTATGAAAAGTAGAGCATCCCCTTCCACCTCCACAATAACtatttcaagatttgagtatGAGTACTTAAAAGAACGTGCAGGACAGGCAGTTGAAATTGCTGATAAGAAAGTTGAAGCAGCTCAGGCTTGGATAAAAGCTTTGCAAGCAAGTGAAAAGGAGATCTCAATGAAGACAGATGTCATCACAAAGGAAATCCAAGAGCTTAAGATGGAAGAAGAGCGAAAAGGCCTGAAAATGGAGCATTCACCTTCTGTAAGGATGTTGGTCGATATGCAGTTGCAAAAATGGGAGGAGATAAATGAAAAACAATCTCAGGATGGTTTACGTAAAAAATCCACCTCAATAAGTGGAAAAATGACACCAGCAAGACAAGCTAAGTTCAGAAAGTCAGCATCTCCTGCATCTCGAACACCTAGAGCGGCTTCCTTCGCAGTTAGGAGAAGAAGAAAGGTAATACCAAACATAGCTAAGTTATTTAATAGCAAGAGCAACGATGAGAATCTGTAA
- the LOC129872200 gene encoding uncharacterized protein LOC129872200 codes for MDPPSPAPPSTATESLLDLPPLPTQTTKVRLLCSYGGHIVQRPHDKTLCYAGGDNRVVAVDRRTTISSLSALSAHLSRILYGNRPFYLKYQLPNEELDSLISVTTDEDLQNMLEEHDRSITSSRIRLFLFPVKPESLGSALLDSKADSWFSDALNNTRIARRGQSTDSGFGHELIGFENMGGSNSVVSSEGQGENLSAIGGVAGDAKQALDFGGASVPESMVLETSSSFGSTSSSISMSNIPAIGVQPEDGGANLQDKRVRVPSSSASIESDSIVGSTGFQSKVGIHQEPLVQFMSSMTSHSLFEAEGSMANPSVIQTPKMVQVSGYQLPQTLDGKQPQHGMQYVNGGACYVPHYPSGPLPVSSCYPFYQVAMQQPQQTPYPLNQQYPIYLVPVQQMQSHSTSVLPNINHAAVMASNRPPLHPQSVMNPPSIAYKEVMAAQSVPESGSKVYTTVPTASLPISAPSQTQQQYTALPEPQLVSQPVSTASVPAANDANEFDDDLAYNQIYKSQPPPPSFISQCQTITKGAAVLLSESSMQMHSNNVMNQASSHPQ; via the exons ATGGACCCACCATCACCGGCTCCGCCGTCTACCGCCACGGAATCCCTCCTGGACTTACCACCTCTTCCCACCCAGACCACCAAGGTCCGCCTTTTATGCAGCTATGGTGGACATATAGTTCAACGTCCTCACGATAAAACTCTTTGTTATGCCGGCGGTGACAACCGTGTCGTCGCCGTCGACCGTCGCACCACCATCTCTTCCCTCTCCGCCCTTTCTGCTCATCTTTCCCGTATCCTTTACGGCAACCGTCCCTTTTATCTCAAATACCAGCTCCCTAACGAGGAACTTGACTCCCTCATCTCCGTTACCACCGATGAGGACTTACAGAACATGCTTGAAGAACACGATAGGAGCATTACATCTTCCCGTATCAGATTATTTCTCTTTCCCGTCAAACCCGAATCTTTGGGTTCGGCCCTACTTGATTCTAAAGCTGATTCTTGGTTTTCCGATGCTTTGAATAATACCCGGATCGCCAGAAGGGGTCAATCAACTGATTCGGGGTTCGGTCATGAGCTTATCGGTTTTGAAAATATGGGTGGGTCCAACTCGGTTGTTTCTTCAGAGGGACAGGGTGAGAATTTGAGTGCAATAGGAGGGGTTGCTGGAGATGCCAAGCAAGCATTGGATTTTGGTGGTGCTTCAGTGCCTGAGTCTATGGTTTTGGAGACTAGCTCTTCATTTGGGTCGACCAGTTCTTCCATTTCTATGTCTAATATACCTGCTATTGGAGTTCAACCCGAGGATGGTGGTGCCAATTTGCAGGACAAAAGAGTTAGAGTGCCCTCATCATCAGCTTCAATAGAGag TGATAGTATTGTTGGAAGTACGGGTTTTCAATCTAAAGTTGGTATTCACCAAGAGCCACTTGTTCAATTTATGTCCAGTATGACGTCCCACAGTCTCTTTGAAGCAGAAGGCTCCATGGCCAATCCCTCTGTCATTCAGACGCCAAAAATGGTTCAGGTTTCTGGGTATCAACTACCTCAGACATTGGATGGGAAGCAGCCCCAACATGGAATGCAATATGTTAATGGAGGTGCCTGTTATGTACCTCACTATCCTAGTGGTCCATTGCCAGTATCATCCTGTTATCCATTTTATCAGGTTGCCATGCAGCAGCCGCAACAAACTCCTTATCCACTGAATCAACAATACCCAATATACTTAGTTCCTGTGCAGCAAATGCAATCTCACAGTACGTCAGTGCTGCCGAACATTAATCATGCAGCAGTGATGGCGTCCAATCGGCCACCCTTGCATCCACAAAGTGTCATGAACCCTCCATCAATAGCTTATAAGGAGGTCATGGCGGCTCAATCAGTGCCTGAGTCAGGTTCAAAAGTTTACACGACTGTCCCAACAGCATCCCTACCCATTAGTGCACCTTCTCAGACTCAGCAGCAATATACTGCCCTTCCTGAACCCCAGCTTGTTTCCCAACCAGTCTCAACTGCATCAGTTCCTGCTGCAAACGATGCAAATGAGTTTGACGATGATCTTGCATACAACCAGATATATAAATCTCAGCCTCCTCCACCTTCTTTCATTTCCCAATGCCAAACCATTACAAAGGGGGCAGCAGTATTACTGTCAGAGTCTTCCATGCAGATGCACAGTAACAATGTAATGAACCAGGCATCATCACATCCTCAGTGA
- the LOC129872891 gene encoding protein TRIGALACTOSYLDIACYLGLYCEROL 5, chloroplastic, whose product MQGKTLRLNGFGYRKADNNNSLWKLKGINLNGKNDDKRQSVTEFIQEKSRKVGETTLGPGGGLGIGCGVGVGLGAIGGLGLGGSDWNHLKLVFGVGMGCGVGIGFGYGQGIGVGFSWDEFKSRFFEPKSSSRRPFVIQI is encoded by the coding sequence ATGCAGGGCAAAACCCTTCGACTCAATGGTTTTGGCTACCGGAAAGCTGACAACAACAATTCCCTCTGGAAGTTGAAGGGCATTAATCTCAACGGGAAAAATGACGACAAGCGACAATCAGTGACAGAATTCATCCAAGAGAAGAGCCGGAAAGTAGGAGAAACAACATTAGGGCCAGGCGGCGGTTTAGGAATTGGGTGTGGCGTCGGTGTGGGTCTTGGAGCAATTGGTGGTCTAGGTTTAGGTGGTTCGGATTGGAACCATCTCAAACTGGTTTTTGGAGTGGGTATGGGTTGCGGTGTTGGTATCGGGTTCGGGTATGGACAAGGGATTGGTGTTGGGTTTTCATGGGACGAATTTAAGTCCAGATTTTTTGAACCCAAAAGTAGTTCCAGAAGGCCCTTTGTAATTCAAATCTGA